From Jiangella mangrovi:
ACCCCGTCACCGTCGACAAGGCCTTCAAGATCCGCGAGTCCGGACACACCACCACCGTGCTGCTGGCGCTCGGCTACCCCGACCTGGAGAAGCAGTACAAGACCCCGGTCTCGCGATTCGAGCCCGACCGGCTGTTCACCTTCGCGTGACCCTCACCGGCCGGGACATACCGTTCGATCGAGGAGGTGATCAGTCATGGACGGGCAAGAGCTGCAGAAGGTTGCGAACGCGTCCGCGCTAGAACTGCCCGACGTCACGTTCGAACACCGTGTCGGCCCGAACTGGGAGGTCTACAAGGTGCACGGCAAGGTCTTCATGCTCATGACCGACATGCCGGGACACCCCGTCGTGATCCTCAAGGCCGACCCGAACGAAGCGGTGTCACTACGAGAGCAGTACGCAGAGATCACGGCCGGCTACCACATGGACAAGAAGCACTGGATCACGGCAGAAGGCGGCACGAGCCTCGACGAGGACCTGGTGAGGCAGCTCGTCACCGACTCCTACCGGCTCGTGGTCGCCAGACTCCCTCGATCCTTGAAGCCAGTCATCCCGGCACATGGCCCGTCGCCTGAAACGCGAAACACGGACTGACATGGTCGATGCAGAAGGAGAAGTCATGATCGGACTCGGTGTTCGCGCCCCCGACGGCGAGCTCGAACTCCTCGAACTTCCGGATCCCCGCCAGCCTGGCGCCGGCGAACTCGTCCTGGAGGTGCTCGCCGCCGGCATCGGACCGTGGGATGCCCTGCTCCACACGGGCGGATGGGACGTCGGCCTCGCACCGCCCGCGGCCCTGGGCGTCGAGGCCATCGGCCGCGTCACCGCGACCGGCCCGGACGAGACGCAGTTCCGCCACGGCGACCTCGTGCTGGTCCACGAGGCTCCCCTCCCCGGCGGTAGCGGCACCTGGGCAGAGCACGTTCTGGTCCGTTCCGGCCACGCCGCACGGCTGCCCGAGAACCTGGCTCCGGCCATGGCCGCGGCACTGCCGGTTGCCGGGCTCACAGCTCAGCAGGCCTTGGACGAGCTCCAGGTCGATGCCGGCACGCGCCTGCTCGTCGTCGGAGCCTCCGGCCCCACAGCGTCACTCGCCGTTCAGCTCGCTCGCCTCCGGGGTGCTGACGTCGTCGCCGGCGCAGGACCCGTCCACGCCGATCAGCTCCGAGCCCTTGGGGTCAGCGAGGTCATCGACACGCATGTCGAAGGCTGGGCGCAGAAGACCGGTCGACGATTCGATGCCGTCCTCATCGCCGCAACAGGGACCGCCGAGGACGCGATGGGGCTCCTCACCGACGGGGGGCGACTGTGCTCCATCACGTCGGACGCTCCCGACCCGGTTCGCGGAATCACCACGTCGGACCTCTATGTACAGCCCGACGGAACCGCACTTGGTGAACTCGCCGCACGCGCCGCCGCCGGCGAACTGAGACTCGACATCAAGACGACCCCGGTGAAGGACGGCGTCACGATCGCCAACCAGGTCGCCAGCGGCCGCTCCGGCGGGATCAAGCACGTCCTCCAGTTCTGACGCCGGATCATCGACGGCGGGCGTGCGACGACGCCCGCGACAGTGCCTGGAATGGACTTGATAGTCCATGATGCGGCCGACTGGTCAGCCGTGATGGACGGCATCCAGCCCGCTTAGGTGCCGAGCAGATCGTCTCGGATCGGCCGGGTACATTTCACAGCGGACCATATCGTCCTTAGAGTAGAGCTCACAGAGTGTTCCGAGTTGGTCGCCAGTGTGACGTGACAGCGGCGGCCCATGCTCTGTCCGATGTCTGGAGAGTCCGATGGACCAATTGCCCTCCGGTGGGGACGTTGCCGATGGCCAGCCCATCGACGCGGCGGACATGATCGCCGCCCTCACCGCCGCACAGTTCGTGTTCGAGGACGGTGCGACGCAGTCGTTCACGGCGGACGGCCGGACGACCTACGTCGAGCGCGGTGCGCCGTCGGCCGGCGAGTGGTCCGTCACCGGTGACGGGACCTTCGCGTCGTTCTGGCCGCCGACCTACCGGGCGACCTACACGGTCCGGTGGATCGTCGAGGACGGAGTGCGAGTGGGCGTCAGCTTCACCGACACCCGCAGCGGAACCCGCTACAACGGCCGATACCAGTAGGTCATACGAGATCTCAGGAGCCCACTATGGCGGACAACGCCGACGACATGGTCACCCTGACCAGCACTGATCAAGACTCAGACGGCCCGGACCAGTCCGGAGCCACCACGTCCGACACCGAAGACATCGTCATCACCGACAACCGAGAGGGCGGCGTCTACGAAGCCACGGTCGGAGGCCGGACAGCCGCAGGGCTCGTCTACAACCAGGTCGGGCATCGGGTCGTCCTGTTGGCGGCCTCGGTGCTTCCCGAGTTCCGGGGGCAGGGAGTGGCCAGCAAGCTCATCGGTGGCGTCCTGGACGAGCTGCGCCGGCAAGGAAAGACCGCCACCGTCTCGTGCCCGTTCACAGCGGCGTTCGTCAACGCTCACCCGGAATATGCCGACGTCCTCGACCCCGAGCTCCCCGGCTCCCACACGACCACGCCCGGACAGGGGCGTGGGCATTGAGCAGGCCCGCCCGCGCCGGATCAACGAAAGGAACGCCATGAGCACGATCGAACTCACCGACGACACCTTCGAGAGCACCATCAGCGGCAACGACATCGTCATGGTCGACTTCTGGGCCTCCTGGTGCGGTCCCTGCCTGCAGTTCGCCCCGGTCTTCGAACGGTCTTCGGAGGCCAATCCCGAGATCGTTCACGCCAAGCTCGACACCGAGGCCCAGCGGCGTATCCCCGCCGCCGTGGGGATCACGGCGATTCCGACCCTGATGGTGTTCCGTGAGGGTGTCCTGGTCTTCAACCAGGCGGGAGCCCTGCCCGCCGCGGCTCTGGCGCAGGTCGTCGATGGTGTCAAGGGCCTCGACATGGATGAGGTCCGCAAGGAGATGGCCGCGCAGAGCAACGAACGCGGCGACGAGACCACGCCGTAGGCTCGATGCCACACGTGACTCCGGCGACCACCCTGGGCCGCGGGGACAGAACGCTCCGGCTGACGTTCGTGTCAGCGGTGGTCTCGATGGTGGCCGTGTTCGCCGCAGTGGGCTCGACGATCCCTCTTTTCAACATCTACCGAGCCGAGGACGGGTTCACCAACTCCGGCATCTCCTTGACCGTCGTCGCCTACTCCGCCGCTACGCTCAGCTCACTGCTGGTGCTGGGACGACTGTCCAATCATGTGGGCCGACGGCCCACCGCGATCGCCAGCCTCGGACTGCTCGTCCTGGGTTGCCTGCTGCTCTTGGACGTTCACGACATCGGCATCCTGATCGCAGGTCGGCTGCTGATGGGTCTCGGCGCCGGGCTGGCCAGCAGCAGCCTCACCGCCTACATCGTCGACGCCGCGCCGGCCAGGCCGACCTGGCTGGCCTCCGTCGCTTCCAGTCAGACAGTCATGCTCGGTCTTGCCGTAGGCGCCATCGGCTCCGGTGCCTTGGTCCAGTTCGGCCCCTGGCCACGTGACCTCGTCTACCTGGTCGTCGTCGGTCTGCTCCTGCTGTCCGCCGCACTCGTCGCCATCAGCTCGGAGACCGTGACTCCGGTGCCGGGCGGATGGCAAGCACTGCGCCCCGACGTTCGCGTACCGGTCCGAGTCAGGCAGCTGCTTCCCGTCGCGGCCGCAGTGCTTCTGGGCACCTGGGCGACCGGGGCCTTCTATCAGGCTTTCGTTCCGGCGCTGGTTCAGGATCAACTTCACACCAGCAGCTCGTTCGTCCTTGGATTGGTGTTCGCCACCTACATGGGTGCCAGCGCTCTGGGCGCTCCCCTTGGCGGCCGGTTCTCACCAGCAGTGGCGCAGCGTATCGGCATGATCGCCTTCCTGACAGGATGGATCGGCATCGTCACGGCGATCGCCTCTGGCACATTGCCGTTGTTCATCGCCGCTACTCTCGTTGCGGGAGCCGCTCAGGGCATCGCCATCAGCGCCGCCACCCGCGGCCTGCTGCTCGGCAGCTCTCTGGCCGACCGCGCACCGATCTTCGCCGTGGTCTATCTCCTCAGTTACAGCGGCGCCACCTTCCCCAGCCTCATCTCCGGCCAGCTTTCCCACACGTTCTCACTCCCGCAGATCGCAGCCGGATACGGCGTCCTTGCCCTGATCACCACCCTGGTCACGGCCATCGCTGCACGTAACCCGACGACCGATATGCCCCGCCCGGGCCGTCTGGGCACCTGAAGCACTCGCGCCCGCGCTACCGCTTTGAGAGGGCGGCGCGCCTTTTCAGACGCCATGGGCGCTGACCTGCGTCAACGCGGCAGGCCCATGATCGCTTTGAAAGACTTGGACACGCATTCGCCATGGGATGCCCGACGACGATCGTCGACCGTCGCAGCTGGCCGCTAAGTGAAGCCTGGAACTGGTCGACCCCCAGTCACCAGCGCCTCCTCGGCGTAACGACCAATCCGAATCTCGCCCACCCGGGCCGGGGTCGAGTCGCTGCAGGTCAGGAGTCCAAGGACGTTGGACTGAACCCGACTGGCCCCGCCTCACGAGCAAGACCGAGGAGCTGCGTGGTTGCCGCCACTGGCCGCAAAGCGATATCATCATCGTGATATCTCAGAAGGTGGTCACCATGGAGCAGATCCTGATCCGCAACCTTCCGGCCGGCACCAAGGCCGCGCTTCGCGCGCGCGCCGC
This genomic window contains:
- a CDS encoding MmcQ/YjbR family DNA-binding protein, yielding MDGQELQKVANASALELPDVTFEHRVGPNWEVYKVHGKVFMLMTDMPGHPVVILKADPNEAVSLREQYAEITAGYHMDKKHWITAEGGTSLDEDLVRQLVTDSYRLVVARLPRSLKPVIPAHGPSPETRNTD
- a CDS encoding GNAT family N-acetyltransferase; the protein is MADNADDMVTLTSTDQDSDGPDQSGATTSDTEDIVITDNREGGVYEATVGGRTAAGLVYNQVGHRVVLLAASVLPEFRGQGVASKLIGGVLDELRRQGKTATVSCPFTAAFVNAHPEYADVLDPELPGSHTTTPGQGRGH
- a CDS encoding NADP-dependent oxidoreductase, with translation MIGLGVRAPDGELELLELPDPRQPGAGELVLEVLAAGIGPWDALLHTGGWDVGLAPPAALGVEAIGRVTATGPDETQFRHGDLVLVHEAPLPGGSGTWAEHVLVRSGHAARLPENLAPAMAAALPVAGLTAQQALDELQVDAGTRLLVVGASGPTASLAVQLARLRGADVVAGAGPVHADQLRALGVSEVIDTHVEGWAQKTGRRFDAVLIAATGTAEDAMGLLTDGGRLCSITSDAPDPVRGITTSDLYVQPDGTALGELAARAAAGELRLDIKTTPVKDGVTIANQVASGRSGGIKHVLQF
- a CDS encoding MFS transporter, whose translation is MVAVFAAVGSTIPLFNIYRAEDGFTNSGISLTVVAYSAATLSSLLVLGRLSNHVGRRPTAIASLGLLVLGCLLLLDVHDIGILIAGRLLMGLGAGLASSSLTAYIVDAAPARPTWLASVASSQTVMLGLAVGAIGSGALVQFGPWPRDLVYLVVVGLLLLSAALVAISSETVTPVPGGWQALRPDVRVPVRVRQLLPVAAAVLLGTWATGAFYQAFVPALVQDQLHTSSSFVLGLVFATYMGASALGAPLGGRFSPAVAQRIGMIAFLTGWIGIVTAIASGTLPLFIAATLVAGAAQGIAISAATRGLLLGSSLADRAPIFAVVYLLSYSGATFPSLISGQLSHTFSLPQIAAGYGVLALITTLVTAIAARNPTTDMPRPGRLGT
- the trxA gene encoding thioredoxin, with product MSTIELTDDTFESTISGNDIVMVDFWASWCGPCLQFAPVFERSSEANPEIVHAKLDTEAQRRIPAAVGITAIPTLMVFREGVLVFNQAGALPAAALAQVVDGVKGLDMDEVRKEMAAQSNERGDETTP